The DNA sequence AGTTCTCGTCGTAGAAAAGAATAAATTGTCCCAGAATGGCGACCTCCTTGCAGATGAGGGTGGCTACGAAGGCGGCAAGGACAGGCAATGGGTGCCTCAGATCGAAGAGTGGTGGCATCCTCAGGAAGTTCTCGATCACGACTTCTCTGGCAACGAGTATCCGGTAAAGACTGGATGTAGCGATGCCTGGCGTGTGAATGACTGTCAGCCTGGGCTGCTGCAGCGACTTCTTCAATATGCGAATACCTGCCATGCATATACGCATGTAAAGGTCGAAGAACCCTGCTTTTGCGTGAAAGGGCACGTAGGCATAGACGCGGTCCAAAGTGTCCCACGTCAGAGTCATATTCCACGCATTCACTGCTAAGCGAGACACGACTGCTGAAAAGAGCGTTCTGAAAGCGTCGCCATATACCCTGCCAAATTGATCGAAGGACAGTGTGGTCAGGCGAAGCATTTGCCACGAATAAGTCTTGTCACCCGCGCCATCGTATTCAACCTTCCACTTGGCGAGTGGTAAGGTGACCTCAAGCGCCTGCATGCACTTGTGATGCCGGAAGCTTCGCTCGAAGGACGCAAGACCAATGTCCTCCAGCATGCGTGTTGTGAGGTAGTTCGAGACGTACGGCAAAAGCAACCATACAGTGTAAGCGCCGAGGTAGAGTTTGAATTTCTCAGTGAAATTGTTGTGGCTAAGGTGGGTTGCGTTCAGCTCAGCGAATAGATCTGGTTGCAGGTTCAGAATCTCGTCTTCGGGCCAGAGCTGCGAGTCGTCTGCAAGGTGGCCGTTGACGGCTCGGCGAAGCTCGGGATCGCTGAGGTCAAGGTACGCGGGAACGGCGACCGGGTTCCACAAGAAGTTTATCTGGCGGCTGATTTCAGAGTGCGTGGTTGTTACGGTGTGGATCATACTTGAATAAGACTGTCCCGTACCGCCCACAATCTCTGCACAGCGTCGCAGGTAGGTGACTTGCTTCCCTGATCGTATGAGCCATTCAAAGTGCACCATCCACTCGATGCTGCCGTCACCCAAAGTTGTGTAAATAATATTTCGGTTTGGGTGCGATGGATGGCGACCCACGAAAAAGGCCCAGAATATGGGCATACCGAAGTGTAAAGACGACTTCACGAGCGTTCCGAGCAGCTGAGGTCTCGACGCTGGTGACTTGTGCGGCCAGGTGAGGCCGACTTCCAGCAGGAATTTCTGGAGAGTCCACTTGTTATCTCTGCCTCTCTGCAACCCAAAATGAGAGAAAGGATACCCTATTTAATCACGTGTGCTTCGCACGCACCTCATTTAGCAATCCGTAGGCACTGTTATGAGTTCGATAGCACTGTTTATATCAACGCATCGAACGGCCGACATTAGACGGCGTGAATTCGGGACACGTTACATTTATTCAATAGAGCATATTTTCTATGCTAAAAAGCAATTATGTATAGCCACTTCACATTTCTTACACCTGTCGCCTTCACCATGAAACTTAAAGTGAGCAGTGAAATCCCGTGCCGCATCGTATAGGTGGCTGCATTTGTTAAAAATGACGAACGCATGCTGTGCACGTCTGACCAGGCCAGTTGCCTGATACGTCTTTGTGACGGGTATGGTGGAGTCTAAAAATGccacagttttgcccgaaagacGGAGCaaggattgcgatagcaaattagtggaggAAGTACTATAAGAAGTGAACATAatagttttgtcggccgtatgAACTCGTTAATATTCGCTTACGACCTCAAATAACAAGCATGGTGGCACGCGCGCACCGGCGAGCagaaacacatctcacttgattaGCGTGGACACTCGCAGTCAAAACGTTGGCATGAGGAAGCGCAGTCGCAGCAGTGAGTGAAGTGACCATCGTGCTGCCTCAGGCTTTAACATGAGCTAAGCGGCGAGAGCACAGTGCACACAAAGCTATGAGCCCTCGGTGCACCTAGAATttgtactcatcgcagatcgaTTTCGAGAAAAAACCCGCACGGCCCTGCTCATCTGCGGCATACGCAGCCGCTGCCGTCGAGGAAACACCCTCCCTTTCTTCGGTGCcttgtacagtcgcggacagaataaaatggaccacgggatctccgaaaacgttcaattcccgagcagcctgtagcactACCCAGTAAAACTGctcacgacaacgttgttagcatattctagtcgaggtccaaaatgcaaaaaccagattgcgttgtgatgttgcggagatattcagctttttcttagatttcatggtccataatattctgccCGCGACTGTACGTGGTGGAAGACGGCGTGCTGTcttcccgccttcctcccttgcgggTGCGAGATGAAGCCACCAACCGCGCTTGGGGGTTATATGGAACATATCGGCGACGCGGATGGCGAACATGATCCTGGATTCTCCATAGAATTTCTATCGCAATGAAATTTGGGTCGAACGTAAGATCTAATGCTGTTCCCATAGTTCGCGAAATCGCGAGTTTTATGCGGATCACGAGTGTAGTTCAGTCTAGAAATTTGTACTGTTCACACGGCTATGTGAACTCTAAATATATCGATTGAAGCAGAACAATATAGAGAGGCCTAAGTATATGGACACTTAGGCATACGCAGTGCAAAAATACGGCACGATCGCGATGATATGACAGTATAAATTTTCGGCAGTCCGACGCTCTTCCTACTTCCCTATGCGGAGGGGGACACGATAGAGTGCCGTGCTCGGGGACACTGCTTCGTTCTCATTTTCAACTCCCCCATGACGCCATTGCCTTTGAGAGACATAAAAAGTGCTTCAGTCACCTTCAAGTATTTAAAAATGATTTGGCCGCCAAACGTATGCCGGTATTTTGCCGCAATTGTGTCAACCCCTCGCCGGGACCTCATTTTGGACACAGCCTTATGAAGTCAGCGCTGGACTGAGAGTGCGAATGCATGTCATTAACTCATGAAGATACACTCGCTCATTTAGAAGTCATTAAGCGCGATTATCTTGATTCTTCACGCTGTTCTCAATGAAAACAAGAAGTAATGTGGGTGCAAATTATGGAACGAGTGCGTCTATAAAGTAAAAATAGAGATAATTGCATAGTTCATAAGCGAAGAAACACCTAAATTCAGGGGCTTCGGTTAGGAGAAATTTtgttgcgatagaaattatatggccACTCTAGGCACACttgtgccgtcgccgtgaggtcccctataagtgaaagcgtgtgagggtgaccccgcgaacgcggttcaatctggCGTGCGGGAGCGATGAACGCTGCCCGGAtgtgtgccctctcctgtggcgcagGAGGCAGGGTCGTCGGGTGAGGGAGGAAGGGCGTTATCCTCCTGCGGCTGCTAGGATGCCTGGATGTTCTCAGCCCCCGCCGCTCCAAACAGCGTGGGGACCACCACGGCATCTCGTTCTCGTACACCCTAGCGTGCCATACGCCAACGAACTGTGCCGATGTTGCTGGGTGGAAACCGGGTACCTTGGAATTGGGTTGTTACCTACTTGGGCCTGTTGATTAATCACCTGCCCCCGTGGGCGCCAGCTGCCAAGGCGCTCATCCCTCCAGTGCAGAAGATCCAAAAGGCGGTTGGCCGTATGCTGCTCCGCGACAGAGGATGCACACCACAATTGGGTATCCAACTATACGCCGCCGCGACTATGTCAGTGCTGCTTTATGCACTCCCTCTCGTGGCCCTCCCACGGGTTCGCGGAGAGCGCCTGGAGCTTCAGCACCGGAAAGCCAACTGGATGATTCTTTGCGTGCCAGGGACCTCACACATTGATGCCACTCTAGCCGAAGCACGGACTTGGTCACTGGCCATGCTGTTCCTACAGCATGGCCTCCATCACGTTGGCAGGCTTCATCGCGCCCTGGGTAGTGAGCATCTGCTTTCAAGGTTGCGGAGCCGACCTGACTCACGCATTGGCAGCTTGTGTCAGCAATACGGGGATGTTTTAGGACGTCCTCCCAAACTAGCCATCACAACACCTCCTCCACACCATCAACCACTGGAAGTCTCTACTACGCCGGAAGGCCTCACGAAAATTCGATCCCCATCCTGCGCATTGTACCAAGCGTCCGTGTACCTTTTTAAGGACAGACTGAACCAACATCTCCACATCAACACAGACGGCTCGGTCCATGCAGACTCAGGATCTGCCACTGCCTCCTGCATGATCCCTGCCCTTCGCGCACAGGAGTGTGCCGGCTTACTTTCGCGGCAAGCTTCACGGCTGCTGAGGTGGCTGGCCTCCATCTGGCTGCGGACATGCTGCGGAAGACCCCAGGATTTTCCGGTCGCGATTCTCTGCAACTCGCGAGCGGAGCTCCTTGCTCTTCAACGACCGGAGACCACCGTCGTAACCATGCTGGGGGAAAAGCTTCGAGCCCTTGTTTCGGGTTGCTTGAAACTTTCGCTGCGGTGGCTCCCCTTTCACGTCGGGGCCCAGAGCAAAGAGGACGCTGAAATCCTGGCAAAGGCCGCACACCATGCCACTGTACCAGTAGGCACCTCTGTAACGGtcttaagcccagaccacacgtacgcttgcggacgcgcgaagctcgcgttcacgcgcccacgcatgcgcacacggtgcggcatggctcctacgcgtcgaaacgcggcgtgatctcggggaacagctcctctgtgttatcgcgcgcttgggttgcctcgcgtcggcgcgcctggctacgtaGCTACGGCGCGGAGcgttcaactctcagtgaagcaggTTTATATCATGCCAGAATgtgggtaataataataataataatatcacaATTACGTTTATAAATATCGAAGCATCTTGAAACGCTCTCAGTAAGAAAGTACGAAGCGGCGCCTACAGAGGCGTCTGTGAGTCAGCCCgttgagcgcgcgctgtcgcgcgtctttgtggatgcaagccATCtttactcgcgaggcgcggctGGCGCTAGGCGCGCGGAGGCGAGctagcgcgcgtccgcaagcgtacgtgtggtctcggctttagaTTTTGCAAGGTACACGCTGCAGGGACACCTGACGGTGCTCGTCCCGGACCGGTGTGGCGCCAGCTGCCGTCCTCCCCGTCCACTTCCTGAACGCCATAgtgtttctcactatattacctagagggaaatctagcGCTGCCGCGATGTGGTTTACATGGGCAATGCCGGTATGTTGTGACTTGGGATTGACCTCGCTCTCGGAGATCCAGGCAAGCACCGTTACGTCTGTCACAGTGACTAATTTTCTGCTAAAACAGCACGCAAAAAGCTGTTTGAGCTTTGTTaatacacaaaaacatgttttgtttatctatgagaacttgttatgcCATGTAGAATTATATCAAacgtaagaagtatcagcgggccgctaaagttgcaGGAATGACGACAAGATGCTAACTCGCATTGGAACGGTTTGTCgtgtgttcttgcttttcttcgcttggttatgcattgtaacTGTGAGTGAACTTCACTGGAAGACGTAAGATGCGTGAATAAAAACATTTTATAAATATTTTACTTTAAGCaggcgttatttgtgtagccatatcgacGTTTCAGGCGAAGTCTCTTGCAACACCAGCCAAGGCAAGcttcgcagacacatataccgtcattgcCATGACGGCACAGCCCCCCTTAACAACCTTccgtagacggtggcgccagatttccctctaggtgttatagtgagaaactctataacAAGGCAGCAGCGATCTCTCCTGCTACGGCTCACGGATCGGCTGCTGTTGGACGGCAACACGGAGTTACAGCAAAGGCCTAGCTTCATCCCCTGCCTGCTCATCATGCGGCGAGGAGGAAACATTCAACCATCTACTTTTTTCCTGTTCCGCCTTCGCCAAAAAGAGGGCTACGCTCCACGTCTCATTCCGACGACTCGGACTCCTAGCGGCACCACGGCTCCGCCTTCATGCACCTTCTTACGTTCCTGGATGATACGGGGCTGTCGTGTAAATTGTGCATGCACCGCATTGCTACCGCTGATGATAGTGATATAAAGAAAGACGCTTGACAGCGGTACCTAATGGTACCGGGATTGCAATGGCCTTGACCCTCTCTTCCTTCTTTATGTCCCCCTCACCTTCCCTAAGGCTCTGGGTCGTGCTTCTTAAAGGGCTGCATAAAATAgctcctcttcctcttcacagtcACACTCCCTCCACGGCGTCTACTGTGGCGTCCACGATTAACGCGgcgaacgccgtagtagacgccgttGGCGGACGCTGTAAGGGCACGTTTCCGGCGCTCGTGAGTATGCGCGAgtcttgaaagcgatatgcgacGTGGCCAATGTTCGCGCCCGTGTGGGCCTCATCCATATGCCTCACCGTCAAAGCGATCTCCGATGCTAGCAGAGCGCGCGTCgggccagtagcttcgtatgcgctaaGCTTTAGTCatttcggtcgcgttgaagcgacagcgagagagcgagagagagaaactcTTTTTTTACACCAGCGTCCGGCACTCAACACTGATCAGTCAGCTACCAGTCCTCaccaaggaggatatataaaaattgctggagtggagAGGGCGCGCTCCGACCAAAGCCTCCGTCCGCCATCTTACCAGAGGCAGAAAGCGCGCTCGGCTCCGGCGGCACCGGCTCGCGCTGCTGTTTTCGTGAGTTGGTCTGCAGTGCAAGTTGATGTGAGGGGCATTTAAACACCATAGATTTGATTATGGTTGCCTCTTGCGTTGCCTACGGATGTGCGAACAGGCTGAAGAAGGGTTGTGGCCTCACGTTTCACCTGTAAGTACACGAGGACACGTTCATTGAGCCACTACGCTCGCGTTCCCGATGGATGTCAACTTataagttgtgtgtgtgtgtgtgtgtgcaacgacTAATAGTCCTGGAATTGCCGACAGGTTTCCAAAAGATCCGGAGCTGCGGAGCCTGTGGGAGCGGGCTGTTCGCCGTGAAAGGTGGCATGCGAAAGATGGAGATCGCCTTTGCTGTGTGCATTGCGCGCCGGAGTGCCACTGGAAGCTATTTCTTTCCGAGGCCCGTGCCTACATACAAGGGCTAAGAGACCCTGCAGGGCGTCCAGTAATAGAAGGGCTGAAGAAAACTGGGTTCGTTGTATTTTTGGTGTGCATAACCAGCACAGAAAAATTGTTCGATGAGCTTGTTCGCAAGGATCAGCTGAAATACTTGCTGACGCACAAGCTTAGCCAAGATCACGCCGAAAACTTCTTCGGGTCCATACGTGCACGAGGTGGTCATAAAAACAACTCAACCGCTGCGCAGTTCAAGGCTGCATACAAGCGTCTGTTGGTTCAGACAGAAGTGACTTCATCAATCTCTGGAAACTGCTCCCAAGACATAGTCTCAATTCTAAATCCAACAAATATACAGGAGCTTTGGTAGGTGAAAGCAGCATGCTTACTGATATGCGCAGGTCATCAATCCTGCAGGCCGACGACCACAACTATACCCATCGCATTGACTGCCCAGAAAGCTTGTCAGCTTTTGTCGGTGCTGTAGTGCCGTACATTGCAAGTTTCGTCGTTCAGAAAGTTCGTTCAACGGTAACATGTGAACTGTGCATCGCAGCCCTGCCCTCGGATGAACTGGCACCTTTAATTAGGCAAAAGAGCCGAGGTGGACTCATTTCACCATCACAAGACGTCGTTGGCCTGTGTGAAGCAGTTGAAAAGGGGCTGCGATGGCTACAGGCAGAATATGATACTGAATGGTAGAATAAATGGTGACGGTAAGATCAAAACACCTCATCCTTGAAGTCCTGGGCACCTGCACAGAGAAAAACTGGTTCCAGAAACTGGAGGACCACATCCTTGATCTTGATCCACTTGATAACCATATTTATATTTTGTGCAAAAAAATCgctgaaaaatatataaaattgagAATACACCACATGACGAAAGAACGAAACCGTGAACTGATCAAAAACAAAGTGAGACCACTTCTGTCGAGGGTGATTATTTTCAACCACCAGTAGGGTGTTTGTCATGGTGTTCTTGACGGTATGTGAGATTTTCTCCCTAATATCTGCTCATCTTAACTGCCTTCTGTATATCAGTTGGCTGCTGGTTGATGGTAAATAAACGACTACAACTAGAACCAGACATTTGCATCCCTTTCTAAATGGGAGCAGCTGCATCAGGAAAGCGAAAAAGCGCGAGCGCAGCTGCATTACGCTTTTCTCCTTAATATTTTTACAGTTACACTGCCTTTTAAATGCCACTTTTCTGCTAGCTGATGGAAAATGGATGTATATGACTAGAACCACTCGTTTTTGTTGCTCTGTATATGCGAATAACGTCATCCACAGCGCGGAAAAGCATGAGCGCGGCAGTGCTAAGCTTTTCTGCTTAATATTTGAGCTGGCAAACTGCCTTGTACATGACAGTTTCCCTCTGCTTGACGAAAAATAGACGTTTATTACTAGAACCACTCGTTAGCGTTGCTTTGTAAACGCGAAAAAGCGCTGCTGAGCTATGCTTTTCTCCTTAATATTTCCGCAGGTAAATAGCCTTCTTCACGCCAGTTGGCTGCTACAGTTGATGGGAGATAACCGTTAACAACCAGAAGCACTTGTTTTCATTGGTTTCTGAATGCGAGCGCCTTCATGAGCAGCGCGAAAAAGTAGAAGCGCGGACAGGCGCGGCTGCGCCGCTGCCTTTTGCCTCTGGTAAGATGGCCGCCGGCCGTTCGGCGCGGCTTCACCCTTGCCCATAGGCGCGTATAGGCGGCTTCCACTCCAGCAAgttttatatatcctccttggtCCTCACCCAACGTGTATTTACAATTCCTAGTACGTATAACGGGGCGGGCGCTTCGAGCCGCGCTCGACGTTTTTGCGCAGCCGCGAGTATGAGCGGTTGCGAGAGAAAAAATCTGAACGCCTTTCGCCTTGAAAATATGGCGCTGGCTAGGCACTACGGAGAGGTTTCTTAGCGagtgttgcatgcgtttgtcccctagacatgggGCATTGCGGAATGCGGTTGAGTTTGTTTACGTCCCTGCGCTAGCTGCCCGCGTGGTCAGGCAGtaggcacggacgccccatttggtgattcTGACtcgtgttgtataagtcgcgggtcgcttttccATCGCGACGATACATTGAAtcttttacaagcactgctccaggagggcacgtGTAACCGGCAAAGGGATGCCTCAGAAGAGCACCTgtggttataataaagcaggcggcgccgAAGCTCCAGGGCACGCAAAGGGTCGTGGGGGGATCAATGCTGGAAGCAGGGGCGCCTCGTGCATTGCGGGTTTTCCCATAAAAAGATGGTTGTCTGCGAAGCGGACAGCCTATCTTATGCACCCCTGGCACttgcaggcctcggcgagcctcAACCCAAGGACCAGTCCAGCGTCTAGCTTTGGTGCCCCCATTGCCGCTTTCGTGTCCTGGAGtggccgccaataatgcgaagtaatgacacgttgttttaatTTGTAGAAATCATGATTGAATAAATGTAATTGCTTCCAGACGCCACCTCATGACGGGAAGTTCAGCACTACAGTTTCGCGACTCCTGCTAGCaagcctagggacaaacgcatacaacacgcatCAACAAACTTCTCCGTAGTGCGTAGGCATAGCCATATATTCAAGGAACGAAAGTCCGAACAATTCCTCTCGCAAACACTTTTacccgcgcatgcgcgcaaacttCCAGCGTCTGCGCAAGTGCCacaccccgctgtacctactagcacaTGTAAATACGCGCCCCGGACCTTCGAGTACGGACTCTCGTGGGTCAGCAGAGTATAGGAACAACTCACTGTTCCGGGATGTCATTGCCGCCAGATAA is a window from the Dermacentor albipictus isolate Rhodes 1998 colony chromosome 6, USDA_Dalb.pri_finalv2, whole genome shotgun sequence genome containing:
- the LOC139061109 gene encoding uncharacterized protein, coding for MRRVQSPLQLPPCPRPRPAPVAKPPAIRHCAPVKDTSGASSCPRYSCFVLLAVLFTTATLLATPALLLTRLDPWRRDHFTLDEDLQRSRDHSVHPCDDFYRHVCGGWDRYHLQGYSSPLAKYQKLFNAQVFKRHLLRHIPKHPLRAQDKASALLLKCLSQRGRDNKWTLQKFLLEVGLTWPHKSPASRPQLLGTLVKSSLHFGMPIFWAFFVGRHPSHPNRNIIYTTLGDGSIEWMVHFEWLIRSGKQVTYLRRCAEIVGGTGQSYSSMIHTVTTTHSEISRQINFLWNPVAVPAYLDLSDPELRRAVNGHLADDSQLWPEDEILNLQPDLFAELNATHLSHNNFTEKFKLYLGAYTVWLLLPYVSNYLTTRMLEDIGLASFERSFRHHKCMQALEVTLPLAKWKVEYDGAGDKTYSWQMLRLTTLSFDQFGRVYGDAFRTLFSAVVSRLAVNAWNMTLTWDTLDRVYAYVPFHAKAGFFDLYMRICMAGIRILKKSLQQPRLTVIHTPGIATSSLYRILVAREVVIENFLRMPPLFDLRHPLPVLAAFVATLICKEVAILGQFILFYDENFKYDLANPMLRQLQLLVTDLRHYTALLNRNVFRAYDLPRQWQELRAASFAALFASNIPRLPEAQTFARVAKEATAVDRRPTFRNIPEDQLYFLVRCFSECGGGQKVQRAMCNLALPAVPAFRRAFKCKPHHRLVTNFTWSEPASTTHSASP